The Ptiloglossa arizonensis isolate GNS036 chromosome 13, iyPtiAriz1_principal, whole genome shotgun sequence genome window below encodes:
- the L(2)gd1 gene encoding lethal (2) giant discs 1 isoform X1 has product MFGKKEKPKRQTKTAGSLAQFGIFEIPESLDDLDNDFMNDDDNDEDLEAELAKLTAGDDISQKPRRRAPRKPIPNVDLDAMVAESMKDTHLDEEESDGEDDPELLRELNKMITNDESPEEVTPEEETNVVTENVEPPELKENNTSMENIIQLLQERLRIYQIAEKKMKQENELSRARRYNRSIKTLKDLLNDAQLGKAINEADIPPQLPASATRELTEKISGSGKEETTEHTSASVEISTPSAENSAPSELVLTKAIDEETLNLLKSRQQEYKVAAVAWKRAGNKKEALQCVNIAKQFDLVIAEVNAGKTVDLSDMPPSPNIPGSDTSISTTEPKKIENETQGQSSSEIAPSETPETKPTGPENIELALKERLEVYRRTKTAAETEGNSAKARRYGRICKQFEDALKLHARGKPVILDELPVPPGFPPLSTAPQVNASAPEEIPQNAPEPEPPENKSTLSPKSPVSPSNVKIAKKQNQKVSRADKQLSLLQQRQHELKQAAVNAKKDGDLDLARNYLRQAKGIDPLIQASMAGLPVDMNSIPLSPLAKLELNAGGTSDQFDDNFMLVNSVDCLEEATGTDEQIYENLESQLMKQIKWCLCTRDHSKALGDVSGYNRWERLAFGYKRDLDMLRVRKRDALPPPQHHYETKTYAIVKSCTDLNEGDIEISIIRGVNIPKEDTYVMFEFPYPSDSPPSDRTSTVKGTCNPEYQAVFPLTGIIDRTSRQCQRVFKRHALKCQVWAKGCSLNPLLCCTHPSGFFRSDSLLGTVTVKLQPLETQCELHDSFPLLDGRKPTGGKLELKIRLRNPILTKQVEQITDKWLIIDQ; this is encoded by the exons atgttcggaaagaaagagaaaccgaAACGTCAGACAAAAACTGCTGGTAGCCTTGCACAG TTTGGGATCTTTGAGATTCCAGAAAGTTTAGATGATCTAGACAATGATTTTATGAATGATGACGACAATGACGAAGATTTGGAAGCTGAATTAGCTAAATTAACAGCTGGTGATGACATTAGTCAAAAACCTAGACGTAGAg CCCCTCGCAAACCAATTCCTAATGTAGATTTGGATGCTATGGTAGCTGAAAGCATGAAGGACACACATCTTGATGAAGAAGAATCTGATGGAGAAGATGATCCAGAATTATTG AGGGAACTTAATAAGATGATCACGAATGATGAATCTCCCGAAGAAGTCACACCAGAAGAGGAAACAAACGTGGTAACAGAAAATGTAGAGCCACCTGaattaaaagaaaacaatacgTCTATGGAAAATATAATACAGCTGTTACAAGAAAGATTACGAATTTATCAAATTGctgagaaaaaaatgaaacaggaaAATGAACTAAGTAGAGCTAGAAGATATAATAGAAGCATCAAAACGCTTAAAGATTTATTGAATGACGCTCAGTTAGGGAAAGCTATTAACGAAGCTGATATTCCACCACAATTACCAGCATCAGCTACCAGAGAATTAACAGAGAAAATATCAGGAAGCGGTAAAGAAGAAACAACAG AACATACTAGTGCTTCAGTGGAAATTAGTACACCATCTGCAGAAAACAGTGCACCTTCAGAATTAGTTTTAACAAAGGCTATAGATGAAGAAACATTAAACTTATTAAAAAGTAGACAACAAGAATACAAAGTAGCAGCAGTAGCTTGGAAAAGAGCTGGTAATAAGAAAGAGGCGCTTCAGTGTGTAAATATTGCAAAACAATTTGATTTAGTCATTGCTGAAGTAAATGCAGGGAAAACAGTTGATTTATCAGACATGCCACCATCTCCAAATATTCCTGGATCCGATACTAGTATTAGTACAACAGAACCTAAGAAGATAGAAAATGAAACCCAGGGACAGTCATCTTCAGAAATAGCACCATCAG AAACTCCAGAAACAAAACCAACTGGTCCAGAAAATATAGAACTTGCTTTGAAAGAACGTCTTGAAGTGTACAGAAGAACAAAAACGGCTGCAGAAACTGAAGGAAATTCTGCTAAAGCTCGAAGATATGGTCGCATTTGCAAGCAATTTGAAGATGCTCTTAAGTTACATGCTCGTGGAAAACCTGTTATTCTCGATGAATTGCCTGTTCCACCTGGATTTCCACCACTTTCAACTGCTCCACAGGTTAATGCTTCTGCACCAGAAGAAATACCACAAAATGCCCCAGAACCAGAACCTCCTGAAAATAAAAGTACTTTGAGTCCAAAAAGTCCTGTTTCTCCTTCAAACGTAAAAATAG CGAAAAAACAAAATCAAAAAGTGTCACGCGCGGATAAACAACTATCTCTTTTACAACAGCGACAGCATGAATTGAAACAAGCTGCTGTTAATGCAAAGAAAGATGGAGATCTAGATTTGGCACGTAATTATTTAAGACAAGCAAAAGGAATAGATCCGTTGATTCAAGCTAGTATGGCTGGATTACCAGTTGATATGAATTCTATACCACTGTCTCCTCTTGCAAAACTAGAGCTCAATGCAGGTGGTACGAGCGATCAATTTGATGATAATTTTATGCTAGTAAATAGTGTAGACTGTTTggaagaagcaacaggaacggatgaacaaatttatgaaaatctTGAGTCTCAGTTAATGAAACAAATTAAG tGGTGTTTATGTACAAGAGATCACTCAAAAGCGTTAGGAGATGTATCTGGATATAATAGATGGGAACGACTTGCATTCGGTTATAAACGAGATTTAGATATGTTGAGAGTTCGAAAACGTGACGCACTGCCACCACCACAACATCATTATGAGACAAAAACTTACGCTATAGTTAA GAGTTGTACAGACTTAAACGAGGGTGATAtagaaatttcaataataaGGGGAGTGAATATTCCAAAGGAAGACACGTATGTCATGTTCGAATTCCCTTATCCTTCGGATAGTCCTCCGTCGGATAGAACGTCCACCGTTAAAGGAACGTGCAATCCGGAATATCAGGCAGTGTTTCCATTAACTGGAATAATAGATCGTACATCAAGACAGTGTCAACGAGTATTCAAAAGACATGCATTGAAATGCCAAGTTTGGGCTAAAGG ATGCTCGCTGAATCCTCTCCTGTGTTGCACTCATCCAAG TGGATTTTTTAGAAGCGATAGTCTGTTAGGTACAGTAACTGTCAAATTGCAGCCTCTGGAAACTCAGTGCGAACTTCACGACTCATTTCCT TTATTAGACGGAAGAAAACCAACAGGTGGAAAGCTGGAACTAAAAATACGATTGAGAAATCCAATCCTTACAAAACAGGTAGAACAAATTACAGACAAGTGGTTAATTATCGATCAGTGA
- the L(2)gd1 gene encoding lethal (2) giant discs 1 isoform X2: MFGKKEKPKRQTKTAGSLAQFGIFEIPESLDDLDNDFMNDDDNDEDLEAELAKLTAGDDISQKPRRRAPRKPIPNVDLDAMVAESMKDTHLDEEESDGEDDPELLRELNKMITNDESPEEVTPEEETNVVTENVEPPELKENNTSMENIIQLLQERLRIYQIAEKKMKQENELSRARRYNRSIKTLKDLLNDAQLGKAINEADIPPQLPASATRELTEKISGSGKEETTEHTSASVEISTPSAENSAPSELVLTKAIDEETLNLLKSRQQEYKVAAVAWKRAGNKKEALQCVNIAKQFDLVIAEVNAGKTVDLSDMPPSPNIPGSDTSISTTEPKKIENETQGQSSSEIAPSETPETKPTGPENIELALKERLEVYRRTKTAAETEGNSAKARRYGRICKQFEDALKLHARGKPVILDELPVPPGFPPLSTAPQVNASAPEEIPQNAPEPEPPENKSTLSPKSPVSPSNVKIAKKQNQKVSRADKQLSLLQQRQHELKQAAVNAKKDGDLDLARNYLRQAKGIDPLIQASMAGLPVDMNSIPLSPLAKLELNAGGTSDQFDDNFMLVNSVDCLEEATGTDEQIYENLESQLMKQIKWCLCTRDHSKALGDVSGYNRWERLAFGYKRDLDMLRVRKRDALPPPQHHYETKTYAIVKSCTDLNEGDIEISIIRGVNIPKEDTYVMFEFPYPSDSPPSDRTSTVKGTCNPEYQAVFPLTGIIDRTSRQCQRVFKRHALKCQVWAKGGFFRSDSLLGTVTVKLQPLETQCELHDSFPLLDGRKPTGGKLELKIRLRNPILTKQVEQITDKWLIIDQ; encoded by the exons atgttcggaaagaaagagaaaccgaAACGTCAGACAAAAACTGCTGGTAGCCTTGCACAG TTTGGGATCTTTGAGATTCCAGAAAGTTTAGATGATCTAGACAATGATTTTATGAATGATGACGACAATGACGAAGATTTGGAAGCTGAATTAGCTAAATTAACAGCTGGTGATGACATTAGTCAAAAACCTAGACGTAGAg CCCCTCGCAAACCAATTCCTAATGTAGATTTGGATGCTATGGTAGCTGAAAGCATGAAGGACACACATCTTGATGAAGAAGAATCTGATGGAGAAGATGATCCAGAATTATTG AGGGAACTTAATAAGATGATCACGAATGATGAATCTCCCGAAGAAGTCACACCAGAAGAGGAAACAAACGTGGTAACAGAAAATGTAGAGCCACCTGaattaaaagaaaacaatacgTCTATGGAAAATATAATACAGCTGTTACAAGAAAGATTACGAATTTATCAAATTGctgagaaaaaaatgaaacaggaaAATGAACTAAGTAGAGCTAGAAGATATAATAGAAGCATCAAAACGCTTAAAGATTTATTGAATGACGCTCAGTTAGGGAAAGCTATTAACGAAGCTGATATTCCACCACAATTACCAGCATCAGCTACCAGAGAATTAACAGAGAAAATATCAGGAAGCGGTAAAGAAGAAACAACAG AACATACTAGTGCTTCAGTGGAAATTAGTACACCATCTGCAGAAAACAGTGCACCTTCAGAATTAGTTTTAACAAAGGCTATAGATGAAGAAACATTAAACTTATTAAAAAGTAGACAACAAGAATACAAAGTAGCAGCAGTAGCTTGGAAAAGAGCTGGTAATAAGAAAGAGGCGCTTCAGTGTGTAAATATTGCAAAACAATTTGATTTAGTCATTGCTGAAGTAAATGCAGGGAAAACAGTTGATTTATCAGACATGCCACCATCTCCAAATATTCCTGGATCCGATACTAGTATTAGTACAACAGAACCTAAGAAGATAGAAAATGAAACCCAGGGACAGTCATCTTCAGAAATAGCACCATCAG AAACTCCAGAAACAAAACCAACTGGTCCAGAAAATATAGAACTTGCTTTGAAAGAACGTCTTGAAGTGTACAGAAGAACAAAAACGGCTGCAGAAACTGAAGGAAATTCTGCTAAAGCTCGAAGATATGGTCGCATTTGCAAGCAATTTGAAGATGCTCTTAAGTTACATGCTCGTGGAAAACCTGTTATTCTCGATGAATTGCCTGTTCCACCTGGATTTCCACCACTTTCAACTGCTCCACAGGTTAATGCTTCTGCACCAGAAGAAATACCACAAAATGCCCCAGAACCAGAACCTCCTGAAAATAAAAGTACTTTGAGTCCAAAAAGTCCTGTTTCTCCTTCAAACGTAAAAATAG CGAAAAAACAAAATCAAAAAGTGTCACGCGCGGATAAACAACTATCTCTTTTACAACAGCGACAGCATGAATTGAAACAAGCTGCTGTTAATGCAAAGAAAGATGGAGATCTAGATTTGGCACGTAATTATTTAAGACAAGCAAAAGGAATAGATCCGTTGATTCAAGCTAGTATGGCTGGATTACCAGTTGATATGAATTCTATACCACTGTCTCCTCTTGCAAAACTAGAGCTCAATGCAGGTGGTACGAGCGATCAATTTGATGATAATTTTATGCTAGTAAATAGTGTAGACTGTTTggaagaagcaacaggaacggatgaacaaatttatgaaaatctTGAGTCTCAGTTAATGAAACAAATTAAG tGGTGTTTATGTACAAGAGATCACTCAAAAGCGTTAGGAGATGTATCTGGATATAATAGATGGGAACGACTTGCATTCGGTTATAAACGAGATTTAGATATGTTGAGAGTTCGAAAACGTGACGCACTGCCACCACCACAACATCATTATGAGACAAAAACTTACGCTATAGTTAA GAGTTGTACAGACTTAAACGAGGGTGATAtagaaatttcaataataaGGGGAGTGAATATTCCAAAGGAAGACACGTATGTCATGTTCGAATTCCCTTATCCTTCGGATAGTCCTCCGTCGGATAGAACGTCCACCGTTAAAGGAACGTGCAATCCGGAATATCAGGCAGTGTTTCCATTAACTGGAATAATAGATCGTACATCAAGACAGTGTCAACGAGTATTCAAAAGACATGCATTGAAATGCCAAGTTTGGGCTAAAGG TGGATTTTTTAGAAGCGATAGTCTGTTAGGTACAGTAACTGTCAAATTGCAGCCTCTGGAAACTCAGTGCGAACTTCACGACTCATTTCCT TTATTAGACGGAAGAAAACCAACAGGTGGAAAGCTGGAACTAAAAATACGATTGAGAAATCCAATCCTTACAAAACAGGTAGAACAAATTACAGACAAGTGGTTAATTATCGATCAGTGA